A stretch of the Filimonas lacunae genome encodes the following:
- a CDS encoding sensor histidine kinase: MKLRTKYILFVALLHSIALVLAYIALHEYPLWFIVSEVLVVLSMVIAWHLYRQLITPLKLLMQGAETIQDKDFTVRLLPTASHEMNKLIAIYNQMIDELRKERTLQEQQHLFLHKLINTSPTGIIVLNYDERVQQVNPRAQQLLDSLPAQFLEKVIQLPSGQRSSFSVNGVVTYKLQKSHFIDRGFARHFVMIEELTEEILAAEKKAYGKVIRMMAHEVNNSIGPVNSILQSALSAGSLWQDGGHRPLQHALQVAIDRNYNLNSFMRNYADLVRLPIPVMARINLQQQMHAIALLMEARGQERLVTIQVLANEPFYIEGDERLLEQVWINVVKNAMEAIGDNGLITLQLCPQQRLLEIIDTGKGISADTAAQLFTPFFSTKRDGQGIGLTLVKEVLLAHGFTFSLQQVQEGRTVFTVNF, encoded by the coding sequence ATGAAGCTGCGGACTAAATACATATTGTTTGTAGCCCTGCTGCACAGCATTGCGCTGGTGCTGGCTTATATCGCATTGCACGAATATCCGCTTTGGTTTATTGTATCGGAAGTGCTGGTAGTACTTTCAATGGTGATTGCCTGGCATTTATACCGGCAGCTGATAACACCTTTGAAGCTGTTAATGCAGGGAGCGGAAACTATACAGGATAAAGATTTTACAGTGCGTTTGCTGCCTACTGCCAGCCATGAAATGAATAAGCTTATTGCTATCTATAACCAGATGATTGATGAACTGCGTAAGGAACGCACTTTGCAGGAGCAGCAACATTTGTTTTTGCATAAATTAATCAACACGTCACCTACAGGCATTATTGTACTGAACTACGATGAGCGTGTGCAGCAGGTAAACCCCAGAGCGCAACAGTTGCTGGACAGTTTACCCGCGCAATTTTTAGAAAAAGTAATTCAGCTGCCCTCTGGACAGCGAAGCTCCTTTAGTGTAAATGGGGTGGTTACTTATAAGTTGCAGAAATCTCATTTTATAGACAGAGGGTTTGCCCGCCACTTTGTGATGATAGAAGAACTGACAGAAGAAATTCTGGCGGCCGAAAAGAAAGCGTATGGAAAGGTGATACGGATGATGGCCCACGAAGTGAATAACAGCATTGGGCCTGTAAATTCCATACTACAGTCGGCACTCAGCGCAGGCAGTCTATGGCAGGATGGTGGACATCGGCCCTTGCAGCATGCGCTACAGGTGGCCATTGATCGCAATTATAACCTCAACAGTTTCATGCGTAATTATGCCGATCTGGTACGTCTGCCCATTCCGGTAATGGCCCGTATTAATTTACAACAACAGATGCATGCTATAGCGCTGCTGATGGAAGCCAGGGGGCAGGAAAGGCTGGTAACTATTCAGGTACTTGCCAACGAACCTTTTTATATAGAGGGAGATGAACGCCTTCTGGAACAGGTGTGGATTAATGTAGTAAAAAATGCGATGGAAGCGATAGGGGATAATGGCTTGATAACTTTGCAATTATGCCCTCAACAGCGTTTGCTGGAAATTATTGACACTGGAAAGGGAATAAGCGCCGATACCGCCGCTCAATTATTTACGCCTTTCTTTAGCACTAAAAGAGATGGTCAAGGCATTGGACTTACACTGGTGAAAGAAGTGCTGTTGGCGCATGGTTTTACATTTTCATTACAACAGGTGCAGGAGGGGAGAACTGTATTTACTGTCAACTTTTAA